In Octopus bimaculoides isolate UCB-OBI-ISO-001 chromosome 28, ASM119413v2, whole genome shotgun sequence, the following are encoded in one genomic region:
- the LOC106868406 gene encoding zinc finger protein ZFP2: MSKGMRKSYHCDICGRLFSQSAVLTIHKRTHTGEKPYQCDICGKSFSQSHSLTSHKHSHTGEKPYCCDICGKSFSQRHHITRHKRIHTGEKPYQCDVCDVSFAGSSDLVKHKCIHTGEKAYYCDVCGKSFFQCSNLTSHKRSHTGEKPYHCDICGKSFSRCDSLTKHKRIHTGEKPYQCEICGNSFSETGCLASHKRIHTGEKPYHCDICGKSFSGTSCLASHKRSHTGEKPYHCDICGKSFSLSCNLTTHKRIHRGEKPYYCDICSKSFSRRNTLTIHKRAHTGEKPHRCDICGISFSESNVLIRHKRIHTGEKPYHCNICGKSFSQRGNLTRHNHTHTGRKPSHCDTL; the protein is encoded by the coding sequence ATGTCAAAAGGAATGAGAAaatcatatcactgtgatatctgtggtagattGTTTTCTCAAAGTGCTGtattaactatacacaaacgtactcatacaggagagaaaccatatcaatgtgatatctgtggtaaatcattctctcaaagtcaTAGCTTAACTTCTCACAAGCatagtcatacaggagagaagccatactgctgtgatatatgtggtaagtcATTTTCTCAGAGACATCACATAACtagacataaacgtattcatacaggagagaaaccataccagtgTGATGTCTGTGATGTATCATTTGCTGGAAGTAGTGACTTGGttaaacacaaatgtattcatacaggagagaaagcatattattgtgatgtctgtggtaaatcattctttcaatGTAGTAACTTAACTTCTCATAAGCGtagtcacacaggagaaaaaccatatcactgtgatatctgtggtaaatcattctctcgatgTGAtagcttaactaaacacaaacgcattcatacaggagagaaaccatatcaatgtgaaatctgtggtaattCATTCTCTGAAACAGGTTGTTTAgcttctcacaaacgtattcatactggagagaaaccatatcactgtgatatctgtggtaaatctttctctggaACCAGTTGCTTAGCTTCTCACAAAcgtagtcatacaggagagaagccatatcactgtgatatctgtggtaaatccttctctctaAGTTGTAacctaactacacacaaacgtattcatagaggagaaaaaccatattattgtgatatctgtagtaaatcattctctcggagAAATactttaactatacacaaacgtgcacatacaggagagaagccacatcgctgtgatatctgtggtatatcGTTCTCTGAAAGTAATGTCTTAATTAggcacaagcgtattcatacaggagaaaagccatatcactgtaatatttgtggtaaatctttttcGCAGAGAGGTAACTTAACTAGACACAATCATACTCATACAGGAAGGAAGCCATCTCATTGTGATACATTGTAA